Proteins from a single region of Candidatus Saccharibacteria bacterium:
- the pilM gene encoding pilus assembly protein PilM: MVFEKLRKRTQDKLDNDYVVALDIGTEFVKALIAKQTGDTLEIVGVGRARQDLSDMHSGAIADISGVVRNCEEALSEAEDQAGLQAKRVVIGIAGELVKGVTNTIRYRRPQPDRPLDTAEMEFIIEKVQERAQGKAQRQIALETGNEEVEVKLVNSALVSIHIDGYKISNPIGFQGRDVAVQIYTAFAPMVHIGALERVADELALDLVAVAAEPFAVSRSVLGTDASSNFTAILADVGGGTTDIAVVNDGGVEGTKMFGIGGRSFTRTIASEMNLDYKDAEKLKVNIDSPQIKASVKKDAEEAIDKTLDVWLSGVELALAEFDSVDHLPNRILLCGGGASLTKLMDALAEKDWYKDLPFTKRPTVQRINPSEVVGITDKTGAANDHTYITAMGLLRVGYDTMMGSTDADTIKDKLNRILRI, translated from the coding sequence ATGGTTTTCGAAAAATTACGCAAACGAACGCAAGACAAGCTCGACAACGATTATGTGGTGGCGCTTGATATCGGAACAGAGTTTGTAAAGGCGCTTATCGCCAAGCAAACCGGCGACACGCTAGAGATTGTCGGCGTGGGGCGCGCCCGCCAAGATCTTAGTGATATGCATTCGGGTGCGATTGCCGATATTTCGGGTGTTGTTCGTAATTGCGAAGAGGCGCTTTCAGAAGCCGAAGATCAAGCCGGTCTGCAGGCAAAGCGCGTGGTTATTGGTATTGCCGGCGAGCTGGTAAAAGGCGTTACGAACACTATTCGTTACCGCCGCCCGCAGCCCGACCGCCCGCTCGATACGGCTGAAATGGAATTTATCATCGAAAAGGTGCAAGAACGCGCGCAGGGCAAAGCACAGCGCCAAATCGCTCTCGAAACGGGTAACGAAGAAGTTGAGGTAAAGCTCGTTAACAGCGCTCTCGTTAGTATTCATATCGACGGCTACAAGATTTCTAACCCAATCGGTTTTCAGGGGCGTGATGTCGCCGTTCAGATTTACACCGCGTTTGCTCCAATGGTGCATATCGGGGCGCTCGAGCGCGTCGCCGATGAACTTGCGCTTGATCTTGTAGCAGTTGCAGCCGAACCATTTGCTGTTAGCCGTTCTGTTCTTGGTACCGATGCTAGCAGTAACTTTACCGCGATCCTTGCCGATGTTGGAGGTGGTACAACCGACATTGCTGTTGTTAACGACGGTGGCGTAGAGGGGACAAAGATGTTCGGCATAGGTGGGCGTAGCTTTACGCGCACGATTGCCAGCGAAATGAACCTCGACTACAAAGATGCCGAAAAACTAAAGGTAAATATCGATAGCCCGCAAATTAAAGCAAGTGTTAAAAAAGATGCCGAAGAAGCGATCGACAAAACACTCGATGTCTGGCTATCTGGTGTTGAACTGGCGCTTGCCGAGTTCGATTCTGTCGATCACTTGCCAAACAGAATTCTTCTTTGTGGAGGTGGCGCCAGCCTTACGAAGCTTATGGATGCGCTCGCCGAAAAGGATTGGTATAAAGATCTGCCCTTTACTAAGCGTCCGACCGTTCAGCGCATTAACCCTAGTGAAGTCGTGGGCATTACCGATAAAACCGGTGCTGCGAACGACCACACCTACATCACCGCTATGGGTCTTCTGCGCGTCGGATATGATACAATGATGGGGAGTACTGATGCTGATACCATCAAGGATAAACTTAATCGAATCTTACGAATATAA
- the sbcB gene encoding exodeoxyribonuclease I, whose translation MAQTFFFYDLETSGLDPRHARIMQFAGIRTDMDLNPVGEPYNILIKLSDDTLPSPEALMVTGITPQQTQADGYTEAEFAKMLNDDIFTPETVAVGFNSIRFDDEFVRHHMWRNFHDPYEWSWKDGRSRWDLLDVVRMTRALRPEGINWPVVDGKASNRLELLTKENGIDHLKAHDALSDVEALIAVTKLIKTKQPQLFGYLFAMRDKKKVKELVNLDDKKPFIYTSGRYDSEHNKTTVAFPLTAGKNGNVIVYDLRYDPSTVIDLSLEDLKKKFYAPWEERQKSDFVPLPVKELQYNRAPAVAPLGVLEQADGWKKIHLNKETIEKHKTALLRAPHFAENIRSLFESRAEFKKSPHAEAQLYDGFVGDMDRLRIETVRNAAERELADFNPDFGDERLPSLLLRYKARNYPKSLNENEAHTWELWRGAYIASQMPQFMKSLQRLSATEKDENKQFILQELQLWAESVMPSDIENQETES comes from the coding sequence ATGGCACAAACATTCTTCTTTTACGACCTCGAAACGAGCGGCCTCGATCCACGCCATGCGCGTATTATGCAATTTGCTGGTATCCGGACGGATATGGATTTGAATCCAGTGGGTGAACCCTATAATATCCTCATTAAACTTAGTGACGATACGTTGCCAAGCCCAGAGGCGCTTATGGTAACAGGTATTACGCCACAACAAACCCAGGCAGATGGCTATACCGAAGCCGAATTTGCTAAAATGCTGAACGATGATATCTTTACGCCTGAAACAGTGGCGGTAGGGTTTAATAGTATTCGATTTGATGACGAGTTTGTGCGACATCACATGTGGCGAAACTTTCATGACCCGTATGAATGGAGCTGGAAAGACGGTCGCTCTAGGTGGGACCTTTTAGATGTGGTTCGCATGACCCGAGCGCTGCGTCCGGAAGGTATTAACTGGCCGGTGGTTGATGGCAAGGCGTCTAACCGGCTCGAACTTCTTACGAAAGAGAATGGCATAGATCATCTTAAGGCGCATGATGCGCTTAGTGATGTCGAGGCACTTATTGCGGTGACGAAACTTATTAAAACCAAGCAGCCCCAGCTTTTTGGCTATCTTTTTGCAATGCGCGACAAGAAAAAAGTAAAAGAGTTGGTGAATCTTGATGATAAAAAACCGTTTATTTATACAAGCGGACGATATGATTCTGAGCACAACAAAACAACCGTGGCTTTTCCTCTGACGGCTGGCAAGAACGGCAATGTTATCGTGTATGATCTTCGCTATGATCCGTCGACGGTGATTGATCTGAGCCTTGAAGATTTGAAGAAAAAATTCTACGCTCCATGGGAAGAGCGCCAGAAGAGTGACTTTGTTCCATTGCCGGTAAAAGAGCTGCAGTATAACAGGGCGCCGGCGGTTGCGCCGCTTGGAGTCTTAGAACAGGCAGATGGCTGGAAAAAAATTCACCTCAACAAAGAGACGATCGAAAAACACAAAACAGCACTACTTCGTGCGCCGCATTTTGCCGAGAATATTCGCTCGCTGTTTGAGTCGCGGGCCGAATTTAAAAAATCACCTCACGCCGAGGCGCAGCTATACGATGGTTTTGTTGGCGACATGGATAGACTACGCATAGAAACAGTGCGTAATGCCGCCGAGCGTGAACTGGCCGATTTTAACCCCGACTTTGGAGATGAAAGATTGCCATCGCTGTTGCTTCGCTACAAAGCACGCAATTACCCGAAGAGTCTTAATGAAAACGAAGCTCACACCTGGGAATTATGGCGCGGCGCGTATATTGCATCGCAAATGCCGCAATTCATGAAATCGCTTCAGCGACTTTCGGCAACGGAAAAAGATGAAAATAAACAGTTTATTTTGCAAGAACTACAGCTTTGGGCTGAGAGTGTCATGCCAAGCGATATCGAAAACCAAGAGACCGAAAGCTAA
- a CDS encoding LysM peptidoglycan-binding domain-containing protein: MSLVAIGYQPPQNMDSVASAAESQTSTSQPSVDDLVATNVAAGIAERAELPIATNVANLSVSLSAESELAQNDANAISKPQIIQPMADSREVKIYTAVAGDTTSKLARKFGVSANTIKWANNLTSDAIAVGKKLKIPPIDGIVYIVKAGDTISSIAAKYKSNKDQIVAFNDLELSGLRKNMTIIIPGGVLPNTERPGYVAPSTGGYTSGAYNGGYSTIDAQIARASAGNRYAFGNCTWYAYERRMQLGRPVGSFWGNAATWAMYASAAGYRVDTKPGVGAVIQNGGGYGHVGIVESVNPGESITISEMNYAGNFNRVTSRTMSWGEATSGGYSFIH; this comes from the coding sequence ATGTCGTTGGTAGCAATCGGTTACCAACCACCACAAAATATGGATAGCGTCGCAAGCGCTGCCGAATCTCAAACGTCAACCAGCCAACCTTCGGTCGACGACCTTGTTGCAACGAACGTTGCAGCCGGTATTGCTGAACGTGCTGAACTACCTATTGCAACAAACGTTGCTAACCTTTCGGTTTCACTATCTGCCGAGAGCGAGCTTGCCCAAAACGACGCGAATGCTATTAGTAAGCCACAAATCATTCAGCCAATGGCTGATAGTCGCGAAGTAAAAATTTACACGGCCGTTGCTGGTGACACGACTTCAAAACTTGCTCGCAAGTTTGGCGTTTCGGCAAATACAATTAAATGGGCGAACAACCTGACGTCTGACGCCATTGCTGTGGGTAAAAAGCTCAAAATCCCACCAATTGACGGTATTGTCTATATTGTTAAGGCTGGTGACACGATTTCAAGCATTGCTGCCAAATACAAATCGAACAAAGATCAGATTGTTGCCTTTAACGACCTTGAACTTAGCGGCCTTCGTAAAAACATGACGATTATCATTCCTGGCGGTGTTCTTCCTAATACCGAACGCCCTGGTTATGTTGCACCGTCTACTGGTGGCTATACTTCGGGTGCATACAACGGTGGTTACTCAACTATCGACGCACAGATTGCGCGAGCGTCTGCTGGTAACCGTTATGCCTTCGGTAACTGTACGTGGTATGCCTACGAGCGCCGTATGCAGCTTGGCCGCCCAGTTGGAAGCTTCTGGGGTAACGCGGCAACCTGGGCTATGTACGCAAGTGCAGCTGGCTACCGTGTTGATACGAAACCTGGCGTTGGCGCCGTTATCCAAAACGGTGGTGGCTATGGTCACGTTGGTATCGTTGAAAGCGTTAACCCAGGCGAAAGCATTACTATTAGCGAAATGAACTATGCCGGTAACTTTAACCGCGTCACTAGCCGTACTATGAGCTGGGGCGAGGCAACAAGCGGCGGCTACAGCTTCATTCACTAA
- the obgE gene encoding GTPase ObgE: protein MFVDTAKVFIAAGNGGNGNVSFRHEIYIDKGGPDGGDGGKGGDVIFEASENVNTLVDFRFKPELKAKHGQNGSKQNMRGRSGEDFIVKVPMGTVVRKGGEVIADLVENGQRVVIAKGGDGGFGNAHFKSSVRQTPRMAELGERGDTFEAELELKLLADVGLVGFPNAGKSTFLSVVSNARPEIADYAFTTLTPNLGVADIDDTSLLIADIPGLIEGASEGKGLGDAFLRHVERTAVLLHLVDAYTNDIGDAYKTIRNELANYSGDLAERPEVIGLTKTDGLDDEMIQMQIDALREVAGKKAEIFAVSSTAHKGLREVLRALRTKVDNVRAIERELEDDEDDLHVISLNDAQIANAWTVEKDEETGHFIVKGDKIEKFARRTNFDNFEGVNRLRDIMKKLGITHELTRNGAAGDSVIEIGGKEFTYLEQ from the coding sequence ATGTTTGTTGATACAGCGAAAGTTTTTATTGCAGCAGGAAATGGCGGAAACGGAAACGTCAGTTTTAGGCATGAAATTTATATCGACAAGGGTGGTCCAGACGGCGGTGACGGCGGTAAAGGCGGCGATGTTATCTTTGAGGCAAGCGAAAATGTTAACACGCTCGTTGACTTTCGATTCAAGCCGGAACTAAAGGCAAAGCACGGCCAAAACGGTTCAAAGCAAAATATGCGTGGCCGCTCGGGCGAAGACTTTATTGTAAAAGTTCCTATGGGAACGGTGGTTCGTAAAGGTGGCGAGGTGATTGCTGACCTTGTTGAAAATGGCCAGCGTGTAGTAATTGCAAAAGGCGGTGACGGCGGCTTTGGTAACGCTCACTTTAAATCATCGGTTCGTCAAACGCCTCGTATGGCAGAACTTGGTGAGCGCGGCGATACTTTTGAAGCTGAACTCGAACTAAAACTACTTGCCGATGTGGGACTAGTTGGGTTTCCTAATGCGGGCAAATCAACCTTTTTGTCTGTCGTAAGCAATGCTCGCCCAGAAATTGCCGACTATGCCTTTACGACGCTTACGCCAAATCTTGGCGTGGCCGATATCGACGACACGAGCCTTTTGATTGCGGATATTCCAGGCCTTATTGAAGGTGCTAGCGAAGGCAAGGGGCTTGGCGATGCGTTTTTGCGCCACGTAGAGCGTACTGCCGTACTTCTTCATCTTGTCGATGCGTATACGAACGATATCGGTGACGCGTACAAAACGATTCGTAACGAGCTTGCAAACTATAGCGGTGATCTTGCCGAGCGACCAGAGGTGATTGGACTAACGAAGACCGATGGCCTCGATGACGAAATGATTCAAATGCAGATTGACGCACTTCGCGAAGTGGCTGGCAAAAAGGCAGAGATTTTTGCTGTTTCGTCGACCGCACACAAAGGTCTAAGAGAAGTACTACGTGCGCTTCGTACTAAGGTAGACAACGTTCGTGCTATCGAACGCGAACTTGAAGACGACGAGGATGATCTTCACGTTATATCACTCAACGATGCTCAGATTGCAAATGCATGGACGGTCGAAAAAGACGAAGAGACGGGCCACTTTATCGTAAAGGGTGATAAGATCGAAAAGTTTGCTAGGCGGACTAACTTTGACAACTTCGAAGGTGTTAACAGGCTTCGCGATATTATGAAAAAGCTTGGTATTACCCATGAGCTAACGAGAAACGGCGCAGCTGGCGATAGTGTTATCGAAATTGGTGGCAAAGAGTTTACGTACTTAGAACAATAA
- the mltG gene encoding endolytic transglycosylase MltG, whose translation MNDILPPKRPLSQDVRPNTPRDIKMPPQKALEAPEPEVLLEAPETPLMLEKPRKSPKKVILWVLAIILGLIVAATAGAYFWYVMALSPVNSQNSEKTRVEIVEGSSPSDIGDLLEGKQLIKSSLAFDLYTRLSGTRSQLQAGTYSLMQSESTEQIVKHLVSGNVDQFSITFLPGATLADNRKGLIEAGYTEAEVDAALTKKYDHPLFASKPATADLEGYIYGETYTFSADATVEDVLVRTFDEFYAKIEENNLIAGFEKQGLNLYKGITLASIIQREVPDADDQKQVAQVFFKRLDMDMQLGSDVTAYYGADKKGVSRSVAVDTPYNTRLHKGLPPGPIGTPGLTALQAVAAPASGNYVYFLSGDDEVTYFAITNEEHEDNIKNHCQVKCSIP comes from the coding sequence ATGAACGACATTCTTCCTCCAAAACGACCATTATCGCAAGATGTGCGACCAAATACGCCACGCGATATAAAAATGCCACCCCAGAAGGCGCTAGAGGCCCCAGAGCCCGAAGTGCTATTAGAAGCGCCAGAGACACCACTTATGCTTGAAAAGCCTCGTAAATCGCCTAAAAAGGTTATTTTATGGGTTCTTGCAATTATTCTTGGTCTTATTGTAGCGGCCACTGCTGGTGCGTATTTTTGGTACGTTATGGCACTTTCGCCTGTAAATAGCCAAAACAGTGAAAAAACACGCGTAGAAATCGTCGAGGGGAGCTCTCCCTCGGATATCGGTGATTTACTAGAGGGTAAGCAGCTTATTAAGAGTAGTCTTGCATTCGATCTTTACACGCGTCTATCCGGCACGCGCTCTCAGTTGCAGGCGGGAACCTACAGCCTTATGCAGTCCGAATCGACTGAACAGATAGTGAAACATCTCGTATCGGGAAATGTCGATCAGTTCTCTATAACGTTCCTTCCTGGGGCAACTCTTGCCGATAACCGTAAAGGACTTATAGAGGCGGGATACACAGAGGCCGAGGTAGACGCGGCGCTTACTAAAAAGTATGATCACCCTCTATTTGCCTCAAAACCAGCCACAGCGGATCTTGAAGGGTATATTTACGGCGAAACCTATACGTTTTCGGCCGATGCAACCGTAGAGGATGTGCTCGTTCGTACATTTGATGAATTTTATGCCAAAATCGAAGAAAATAATCTTATTGCAGGCTTCGAAAAACAGGGTCTGAACCTCTATAAAGGCATTACGCTCGCCTCTATTATCCAGCGCGAGGTACCCGATGCCGACGATCAAAAGCAGGTAGCGCAGGTATTCTTTAAGCGCCTTGATATGGATATGCAGCTAGGGTCGGATGTGACGGCGTACTATGGGGCGGACAAAAAGGGTGTTTCTCGCTCGGTTGCTGTCGACACCCCATACAACACTCGCCTTCACAAGGGTTTGCCCCCAGGACCTATTGGTACGCCGGGGTTAACGGCACTTCAAGCGGTGGCGGCTCCAGCGAGTGGTAATTATGTCTATTTCCTCAGTGGTGACGACGAAGTAACGTACTTTGCGATTACGAACGAAGAGCACGAAGACAATATCAAGAACCATTGCCAAGTTAAGTGCAGTATTCCATAG
- a CDS encoding alanine--tRNA ligase has translation MNAQDIRNAYLQYYKDRQHTVIARAALMLKDDPTTLFTGSGMQPLMPYLLGESHPDGVRLVDSQPCLRAQDIEDVGDNRHTVFFEMLGNWSLGDYFKADQLPWMYEFLLDVVKLDINKVYATCFIGNEEFNIPRDNESAELLKKIFADRGIEALTADLGSEEDGYARGMKPGERIFFYDAFKNWWWRGKGIAGMPEGEPGGPSSEMFYRFDESEHTDAEKKQYGEFCHPNCDCGRFMEIGNNVFMEYVRRGEGFEKLPNRNVDQGSGLERIAAAAIDSPDVFKISLMWPIIEKLEMISGKTYESNTNAMRVIADHLRGATFLAVDGCVPANKEQGYVMRRLLRRAIRFAFDLGIEQNFLEEIVPVIADLYHNDYPEVATKREEVIAVLVKEEKVFRQTLRKGLKQMEKFKSDGLTGAELFMLYDTYGFPVELSTEEAFKQEIKLSDNWRQEFDDKMAEQRARSQTAAKGTFKGGLGGQTLIHKKYHTATHLMYAALKQVLGDHVTQHGSNITEDRLRFDFNHDQKMTPEEIAEVERIVNEKINEDLPVFYKEYPTDEAFEKGAIGAFGDKYGDTVKVYQMGEGDQRFSFEICGGPHVDHTGELADDKKIFKITKEESSSAGIRRIKAVLK, from the coding sequence ATGAATGCACAAGATATACGAAACGCCTACCTACAGTACTACAAAGACCGTCAGCACACTGTGATAGCGCGCGCCGCCTTGATGCTAAAAGATGACCCTACAACTCTGTTTACGGGGAGTGGTATGCAGCCCCTTATGCCATATCTCCTTGGCGAGAGCCACCCCGATGGAGTGCGCCTTGTCGATAGCCAGCCTTGCCTTCGCGCCCAGGATATCGAAGATGTGGGCGATAATCGCCATACAGTGTTCTTTGAGATGCTTGGAAACTGGTCGCTCGGTGACTACTTTAAGGCAGATCAGCTTCCGTGGATGTACGAGTTTTTGCTCGATGTTGTGAAGCTCGATATTAACAAAGTTTATGCAACCTGTTTTATCGGTAACGAAGAATTTAACATTCCCCGTGATAACGAAAGCGCAGAACTTCTAAAGAAAATATTTGCAGACCGCGGCATCGAAGCGCTGACGGCCGATCTCGGTTCGGAAGAAGATGGCTACGCTAGGGGGATGAAGCCCGGCGAGCGGATATTCTTTTACGATGCGTTTAAAAACTGGTGGTGGCGCGGCAAAGGAATCGCAGGTATGCCCGAGGGCGAACCAGGTGGTCCAAGTAGCGAAATGTTCTACCGCTTTGATGAATCTGAACACACCGACGCCGAGAAAAAACAATACGGCGAGTTCTGTCACCCAAACTGTGACTGCGGTAGGTTTATGGAAATCGGCAACAATGTCTTTATGGAATACGTGCGCCGCGGCGAGGGTTTTGAAAAACTGCCCAACCGCAACGTCGACCAAGGCTCGGGCCTCGAGCGAATTGCGGCAGCTGCTATCGACAGTCCAGATGTCTTTAAGATCAGTCTTATGTGGCCGATTATTGAAAAACTGGAGATGATTTCCGGCAAAACTTACGAAAGTAACACGAACGCAATGCGCGTAATTGCCGACCATCTGCGTGGTGCAACATTCCTTGCGGTTGATGGCTGTGTGCCTGCTAATAAAGAGCAGGGCTATGTTATGCGTCGCTTGCTTCGCCGTGCAATTCGTTTTGCGTTCGATCTTGGTATTGAACAGAACTTTCTTGAGGAGATTGTGCCGGTTATCGCTGATCTTTACCACAACGACTACCCTGAAGTTGCTACAAAACGTGAAGAAGTGATCGCTGTGCTTGTAAAAGAAGAAAAAGTCTTCCGTCAGACGCTTCGAAAAGGCCTAAAGCAGATGGAAAAATTCAAATCAGATGGTCTTACGGGCGCCGAACTGTTCATGCTATATGATACCTACGGATTCCCAGTAGAGCTTTCTACCGAAGAAGCTTTCAAGCAAGAAATTAAGCTTTCGGATAACTGGCGCCAAGAGTTCGACGACAAAATGGCCGAACAGCGCGCTCGTTCGCAAACTGCAGCAAAAGGAACGTTCAAGGGTGGTCTTGGTGGCCAAACGCTTATCCACAAAAAATATCACACCGCAACACACCTTATGTATGCTGCACTTAAGCAGGTGCTTGGCGACCACGTTACCCAGCACGGCAGCAATATTACCGAAGACCGCTTAAGGTTTGACTTTAACCACGACCAAAAAATGACACCCGAAGAGATTGCTGAAGTTGAACGTATCGTGAACGAGAAAATCAACGAAGATTTGCCAGTATTTTACAAAGAATACCCAACAGATGAAGCCTTCGAAAAAGGTGCAATTGGCGCGTTTGGTGATAAATACGGTGATACGGTAAAAGTTTACCAAATGGGCGAGGGCGATCAGCGCTTTAGCTTCGAGATTTGTGGTGGTCCTCATGTTGATCATACTGGTGAACTTGCAGACGACAAAAAGATCTTCAAAATCACCAAAGAAGAGTCAAGCTCGGCAGGCATTCGTCGTATCAAGGCTGTTCTAAAATAG
- the ruvX gene encoding Holliday junction resolvase RuvX: MSQTKSFLALDVGEKRIGVAVGDSGVKIAVPFDTIEVDGNEIKRIAQLVVSEKADTVVVGYPRNQSGEPTAQTAYVENFAKQLADIAPDLVFQDESLTSVLAEQRLKGYGRPYSKGDIDAQAAAIILQDYMEQH; encoded by the coding sequence ATGAGTCAAACTAAGTCGTTCCTTGCGCTAGATGTCGGTGAGAAACGCATAGGGGTCGCAGTAGGCGACAGCGGGGTTAAGATTGCCGTTCCTTTTGACACGATAGAAGTTGACGGCAACGAGATTAAGCGAATTGCCCAGCTTGTGGTGAGCGAAAAGGCTGATACGGTTGTCGTGGGCTATCCTCGTAACCAATCAGGTGAGCCAACGGCTCAAACGGCGTATGTTGAGAATTTTGCCAAGCAGCTTGCCGATATCGCGCCAGATCTAGTATTTCAAGACGAATCGCTTACGAGCGTGCTGGCCGAACAGCGGCTCAAAGGATACGGGCGTCCCTATTCAAAGGGGGATATAGACGCCCAGGCCGCAGCGATAATACTACAAGATTATATGGAGCAACACTAA